A genomic stretch from Phycisphaerae bacterium includes:
- a CDS encoding RluA family pseudouridine synthase, which yields MAELHDDNDDDVILNPELADRPLDVDSEEAQAVTIYIRRRLPGRRLDKYLHGRFQRMSRTTIQRLIKQGVITVNRKPTKASYEPEAGDRIDLVIPPPEPYEIIPEPIPLDIIYEDEVMLAINKPKGIIVHPSCGTQTGTIANGLAYYARQLSHGDDPFRPGIVHRLDKNTTGIMLVAKTDEAHWRLAIQFERRLVRKTYLGVVEGNPELDSDVINAPLAAHNVIKDRYIIPPSHHRWRSRLLKEAVTEYEIVERFRGYALAHLHPRTGRTHQLRVHMSYIGHPMAGDTFYGGHHVSELSLTGQGSDEPITSQQALHAYRIRFKHPISEAQMELEAPPPPELAKLIQILREHRRL from the coding sequence TTGGCCGAGTTGCACGATGACAACGACGACGACGTGATTCTCAATCCCGAACTGGCCGACCGACCGCTGGATGTGGACAGCGAGGAGGCTCAAGCGGTCACCATCTACATCCGGCGGCGGCTCCCCGGACGAAGGCTGGACAAATATCTCCACGGCCGGTTCCAGCGGATGTCGCGAACGACCATCCAGCGTCTGATCAAACAGGGCGTCATCACCGTCAACCGCAAACCGACCAAGGCCAGCTATGAACCCGAGGCCGGCGACCGGATCGATCTGGTCATCCCCCCGCCCGAGCCCTATGAAATCATCCCCGAGCCGATACCACTGGACATCATCTACGAAGACGAGGTCATGCTGGCGATCAACAAGCCCAAGGGAATCATCGTTCACCCCTCCTGTGGTACGCAGACCGGCACCATCGCCAACGGACTGGCCTACTATGCCAGGCAACTCAGCCACGGCGACGACCCCTTCCGTCCCGGCATCGTTCATCGACTGGACAAGAACACCACCGGCATCATGCTCGTGGCCAAGACCGACGAAGCTCATTGGCGGCTGGCCATTCAGTTTGAGCGACGCCTCGTCCGCAAAACCTATCTCGGCGTGGTCGAGGGCAACCCCGAACTGGACAGCGACGTCATCAATGCTCCCCTCGCCGCCCACAACGTCATCAAGGACCGGTATATCATCCCACCCTCCCATCACCGTTGGCGATCCAGGCTGCTCAAGGAGGCCGTCACCGAGTACGAAATCGTCGAACGGTTCAGGGGCTATGCGCTGGCCCATCTGCATCCGAGGACCGGCCGCACGCACCAGTTGCGCGTCCACATGTCCTACATCGGCCACCCGATGGCTGGCGACACCTTCTACGGCGGGCACCACGTGTCCGAACTCAGCCTCACCGGCCAGGGCAGCGACGAGCCCATCACCAGCCAGCAGGCACTGCACGCCTACCGCATTCGCTTCAAGCACCCGATCTCCGAGGCTCAGATGGAGCTGGAAGCGCCGCCGCCACCCGAGTTGGCCAAGCTGATCCAAATCCTGCGAGAACATCGTCGCTTGTAG
- the cysK gene encoding cysteine synthase A: MLTDNILNLIGNTPLLRLKGENIYAKAEFLNPGGSIKDRVALAMLEGAERDGQLKRDSIIVEPTSGNTGIGVALVGRLKGYKVRIVMPEGMSEERKKLIKALGAELILTPDKESIGGAVRRVAEMAAEDARVFVPQQFENPENPRIHYTETARELWRQMNGDIACFVAGVGSGGTLQGVGKFLREHKPDVRLVAVEPKNASALLGHEPGLHQIQGIGDGFIPAILDVKLIDEVIEVTDEDAIETTRQLGRDFGLLVGISSGANVWAARQLAKRVTGNIATVLPDRAERYFSTALL, encoded by the coding sequence ATGCTGACCGACAACATCCTGAATCTGATCGGCAACACCCCCCTGCTGCGTCTGAAGGGAGAGAATATCTACGCCAAAGCGGAGTTTCTGAACCCCGGCGGTTCAATCAAGGATCGGGTGGCCCTGGCCATGCTGGAAGGAGCCGAGCGGGACGGCCAGCTCAAACGGGATTCGATCATTGTCGAGCCGACCTCCGGCAACACCGGAATCGGCGTGGCCCTGGTGGGGCGGCTCAAGGGCTACAAGGTCCGGATCGTCATGCCGGAAGGCATGAGCGAGGAGCGGAAGAAGCTCATCAAGGCTCTGGGGGCGGAACTGATCCTGACGCCGGACAAGGAGAGTATTGGCGGGGCCGTGCGCCGCGTCGCCGAGATGGCGGCGGAGGATGCGCGGGTGTTCGTTCCGCAGCAGTTCGAGAACCCTGAGAATCCGCGAATCCACTACACCGAGACGGCCCGGGAGCTTTGGCGGCAGATGAACGGCGATATCGCGTGTTTTGTGGCCGGTGTCGGCAGCGGCGGGACGCTACAAGGGGTGGGCAAGTTCCTTCGCGAGCACAAGCCGGACGTGCGGCTGGTGGCGGTTGAGCCGAAGAATGCTTCTGCCTTGCTCGGTCACGAGCCGGGCCTGCATCAGATCCAGGGCATCGGTGACGGCTTCATCCCGGCCATTCTGGACGTGAAGCTGATCGATGAGGTGATCGAGGTTACCGACGAGGACGCGATCGAGACGACTCGGCAGCTCGGTCGTGATTTCGGTTTATTGGTGGGCATCTCATCCGGTGCCAATGTCTGGGCGGCTCGACAACTGGCCAAACGGGTCACAGGCAACATTGCCACAGTACTGCCAGACCGTGCGGAGCGCTATTTCAGCACGGCGCTACTGTGA
- a CDS encoding aminotransferase class III-fold pyridoxal phosphate-dependent enzyme, producing MSDSNLIETRNKESRRLWERSCQCIVGGGQAHKRPVDIMKLGGPSFAARGKGARFWDVDGNEYLDYLLGYGPIVLGHCDPEVNQAVRRQMEEGTVFSIEHPLEIELAEMLIQTIPCAEMVMFFVGGSAATMGAIRCARAHTGRERIIRCGYHGWLDWCVPDNPGVPRFNRELSVAVPYNDLPALRNMLETAPGQVAAVLVESVQDNGPSPDYFPGVRQLCDEHGAVFILDEIKTGFRFGLEGAGPRFGAEPDLATFGKAMCNGYPAAVVVGKRSILEKRTDTHMAATFHGDLLSVVAALTTIRVLKERDGIDHFWRLGRRLMNGLNRLAREQELPIKFVGFAPMPVLKPADETDPTPCPKELRDEVLKQFCAAIQRRGVFATPHPWFLSLAHTEEDIDKTIDVAAEAACELKHFLARGAAG from the coding sequence ATGTCCGATTCGAACTTGATCGAGACTCGCAACAAAGAATCCCGACGTCTTTGGGAGCGATCCTGCCAATGCATCGTCGGGGGCGGGCAGGCCCACAAGAGGCCCGTGGACATCATGAAACTCGGCGGGCCCTCGTTCGCCGCCAGAGGCAAGGGGGCCCGGTTCTGGGACGTCGATGGCAACGAGTACCTCGACTACCTGCTGGGCTACGGCCCGATTGTCCTCGGACACTGCGACCCCGAAGTTAACCAAGCAGTGCGGCGGCAGATGGAGGAGGGCACGGTCTTCAGCATCGAACATCCGCTCGAGATCGAACTGGCCGAGATGCTTATCCAGACCATCCCCTGCGCCGAGATGGTCATGTTCTTCGTGGGCGGGTCCGCGGCCACCATGGGCGCCATCCGCTGCGCGAGGGCTCACACCGGTCGTGAACGGATCATTCGATGCGGTTATCACGGCTGGCTCGACTGGTGCGTGCCGGACAATCCCGGCGTTCCCAGGTTTAACCGGGAGCTGAGCGTCGCCGTTCCGTACAACGATCTTCCGGCCCTGCGCAATATGCTCGAAACCGCGCCGGGCCAGGTCGCCGCCGTGCTGGTCGAATCGGTACAGGACAACGGCCCCTCGCCCGATTACTTCCCCGGTGTGCGGCAGCTCTGCGATGAGCACGGCGCCGTCTTCATCCTCGACGAAATCAAGACCGGCTTCCGCTTCGGCCTGGAGGGCGCAGGCCCGCGGTTCGGCGCCGAGCCCGATCTCGCAACCTTCGGAAAAGCCATGTGCAACGGCTATCCGGCCGCCGTGGTCGTTGGAAAGCGGAGCATCCTCGAAAAGCGAACCGACACCCACATGGCCGCAACCTTTCACGGCGACTTGTTGTCCGTCGTGGCTGCGCTGACAACCATCCGCGTTCTGAAAGAACGGGACGGCATTGACCACTTCTGGCGGCTCGGCCGGCGGCTCATGAACGGGCTCAACCGTCTCGCTCGCGAACAAGAGCTGCCGATCAAGTTCGTCGGATTCGCCCCCATGCCCGTGCTCAAGCCCGCCGACGAAACCGATCCGACCCCCTGCCCAAAGGAGCTTCGCGACGAAGTCCTCAAGCAGTTTTGTGCGGCGATCCAGCGCCGAGGCGTGTTCGCAACACCGCATCCGTGGTTCCTGTCGCTGGCTCATACCGAGGAGGACATTGACAAGACCATCGACGTGGCGGCCGAGGCCGCATGTGAACTGAAACACTTTCTCGCGCGCGGTGCGGCAGGATGA
- the rpsU gene encoding 30S ribosomal protein S21 — MIKVKARGNESLEQMLRRFKKMCEKEGLTKEIKRTAYYEKPSERRRRRIRKSVKRVERPMGR, encoded by the coding sequence ATGATTAAGGTGAAGGCCCGTGGCAACGAATCCCTGGAGCAGATGCTCCGCCGGTTCAAGAAGATGTGCGAGAAGGAAGGCCTCACCAAGGAAATCAAACGGACGGCCTACTATGAGAAGCCCAGCGAGCGCCGGCGGCGGCGGATCCGCAAGTCGGTGAAGCGAGTCGAGCGACCTATGGGTCGGTGA
- a CDS encoding manganese efflux pump MntP family protein, whose translation MEWLSIWGMAVGLAMDAFAVSIAVGLTVGKVTPRHVFRIAWHFGLFQFMMPVIGWWAGSRVAGYVADWDHWLACGLLCFIGGRMLFGAFERQDQRTQSDPTRGWLLVTLSVATSIDALAVGLSTAFLNVTIWLPSVIIGLVACAFSAIGITFANKILGRYGKAAEVLGGLMLILIGVRIFFQHSVRL comes from the coding sequence TTGGAATGGTTGTCCATATGGGGAATGGCCGTCGGCTTGGCGATGGACGCATTTGCCGTTTCCATCGCGGTCGGCTTGACCGTCGGCAAGGTCACGCCCCGGCACGTTTTTCGCATCGCTTGGCACTTCGGCCTCTTCCAATTCATGATGCCGGTCATCGGCTGGTGGGCCGGCTCCAGAGTCGCGGGCTATGTCGCCGATTGGGATCACTGGTTGGCCTGCGGACTGCTGTGCTTCATCGGCGGCAGAATGCTGTTCGGGGCATTCGAGAGGCAAGACCAGCGCACGCAGTCGGACCCGACGCGAGGTTGGCTCCTGGTCACCCTCTCCGTGGCAACCAGCATCGACGCTTTGGCCGTCGGCCTGAGCACCGCGTTCCTCAACGTCACCATCTGGCTGCCCTCGGTGATCATCGGGCTGGTCGCCTGCGCCTTCAGCGCCATCGGTATCACTTTTGCCAACAAGATCTTAGGAAGATACGGAAAAGCCGCCGAAGTCCTGGGCGGGCTCATGTTGATCCTGATCGGAGTCAGGATTTTCTTCCAGCATTCGGTGCGGTTGTGA
- the nagB gene encoding glucosamine-6-phosphate deaminase: MLRKEPIPTAPEFTVLERIRVHICADDAEAAREVTRIIADLIRQNNANSRKTVLGLATGNTPINVYRELIRLHQQESLDFSRVVTFNLDEYYPMRPDSIQSYRRWMQENLFDHINVKPENIHIPDGSIPESEVSAYCERYEEMIEQAGGIDIQILGIGRTGHIGFNEPGSLIDSRTRLIDLDAVTRRDAAADFFGEANVPHRAITMGVGTILKARRILMLAFGEQKAPIIRRTVEGPVTHAVPATFLQNHPNAEIFIDRGAAGDLTRVESPWLLGEIEWTPENQLRAVIWLSLKTGKSILKLDPEDYSGNHLSSLVRAVGSADRLNHRTHRRLSATIVTKNLMATKRRMLCFSPHPDDDVISMGGTLTRLVQRENEVHVAYMTNGSIAVADDHALQLLDFWSDLNHTFKLDTESTAMFYDKVHRFLADKEPGEVDSFEVQEIKRLIRESEALAACRSMGIPTQNAHFLDLPFYQTGEVRKRPISEQDIEIVAGLMRAIRPDWVFVAGELSDPHGTHRLCAEAIFAALRRLSPEEKPVQVWLYRGAWQEWEPDVIDVVIPFSRTELMHKIFAIFKHQSQKDKALFPGPYDDREFWQRAEARNTETAAIFNKLGLPEYYAMEAFVRYDEF; this comes from the coding sequence GTGCTGCGCAAAGAACCCATACCGACCGCTCCGGAATTCACTGTATTGGAGAGAATCCGCGTCCACATTTGTGCTGATGACGCCGAGGCCGCGCGAGAGGTCACGAGAATCATTGCCGACCTGATTCGCCAGAACAATGCGAACAGCCGCAAGACGGTTCTCGGGCTGGCGACCGGCAACACGCCGATCAACGTCTACCGGGAGCTGATTCGACTGCACCAGCAGGAAAGCCTTGATTTCTCGCGAGTCGTGACCTTTAACCTCGATGAGTATTACCCTATGAGGCCGGACAGCATTCAGAGTTACCGGCGCTGGATGCAGGAAAACCTGTTCGACCACATCAACGTCAAACCGGAAAACATCCACATCCCTGACGGCTCAATTCCCGAGTCGGAGGTGTCGGCCTATTGTGAGCGATACGAGGAGATGATCGAACAGGCAGGCGGAATCGATATTCAGATTCTGGGCATTGGCCGCACCGGTCATATCGGCTTCAACGAGCCCGGCTCGCTGATCGACTCGCGGACGCGGCTTATCGATCTTGACGCCGTGACCCGCCGGGATGCCGCGGCGGACTTTTTCGGCGAGGCGAACGTACCGCACCGAGCGATTACCATGGGCGTGGGGACGATCCTGAAAGCCCGGCGGATTCTGATGCTGGCCTTCGGCGAGCAAAAGGCCCCGATCATCCGCCGGACCGTCGAAGGGCCGGTCACGCACGCCGTTCCGGCCACGTTCCTACAGAACCATCCGAACGCCGAGATCTTTATCGACCGGGGGGCTGCCGGCGATCTGACGCGGGTTGAATCGCCGTGGTTGCTCGGGGAAATCGAATGGACGCCGGAGAATCAGCTTCGCGCGGTGATCTGGCTCAGCCTGAAGACCGGCAAGAGCATTCTGAAGCTGGATCCGGAGGACTACAGCGGGAATCATCTTTCCTCGCTTGTGCGGGCGGTCGGTTCGGCCGACCGGCTCAACCATCGGACTCATCGACGGCTCTCGGCAACGATCGTCACCAAGAATCTGATGGCGACGAAGCGGAGGATGCTCTGTTTCAGCCCGCACCCGGATGACGACGTGATCAGCATGGGCGGCACGTTGACCCGGCTCGTGCAAAGGGAGAACGAGGTTCATGTGGCTTACATGACCAACGGCAGCATAGCCGTGGCCGACGATCACGCACTGCAATTGCTGGACTTCTGGTCGGACCTGAATCACACCTTCAAGCTCGACACCGAGTCGACCGCGATGTTCTATGACAAGGTGCACAGATTTCTGGCGGACAAAGAGCCGGGCGAAGTGGACAGCTTCGAGGTACAGGAAATCAAGAGGCTGATTCGCGAGTCTGAGGCTCTTGCGGCGTGCCGGTCGATGGGCATACCGACGCAGAACGCCCATTTTCTCGACCTGCCGTTCTACCAGACCGGTGAAGTGCGGAAGCGTCCCATCAGCGAGCAGGATATCGAGATTGTTGCCGGGTTGATGCGTGCCATACGCCCTGACTGGGTGTTTGTGGCCGGCGAGCTGTCGGATCCGCACGGAACGCACCGGTTGTGTGCGGAGGCCATTTTCGCGGCCCTGAGGCGGCTGAGCCCGGAGGAGAAGCCGGTGCAGGTCTGGCTGTATCGCGGGGCATGGCAGGAGTGGGAGCCGGACGTGATCGACGTGGTGATACCGTTTTCGCGAACGGAGTTGATGCACAAGATTTTCGCGATCTTCAAGCACCAGTCGCAGAAGGACAAGGCCCTTTTTCCCGGCCCGTATGACGATCGCGAGTTCTGGCAGCGGGCCGAGGCGCGGAACACCGAGACGGCGGCGATTTTCAACAAGCTCGGCCTGCCGGAGTACTATGCGATGGAAGCCTTCGTCCGGTACGATGAATTCTGA
- a CDS encoding sugar phosphate isomerase/epimerase family protein, producing the protein MTKNLMAATLLAAAAAVTGCSEIRMGEPECDKRMPHWRLAMMSYTFRQFTVFEAVDKTKALGLEYLEEFSWHKIGGPCGDAKFDETAPPEARQALKNKLNETGVKVVGCYVQVIGKDEAATRRTFEFCKDLGIEYIVCEPDPGDLALVDKLAGQYKVYVAIHNHWRDVNKPEYRNWNPDEVLKMVQNRSKWIGLCADTGHWARSGLDTVEAVRKCRGRIVSLHLKDIEKPDPKAHDVVWGTGVANLSGVLAELAHQKFRGVFSIEYETNPADNIAEVAQCIKFFNQVSNELAR; encoded by the coding sequence ATGACCAAGAATCTGATGGCGGCAACATTGCTGGCCGCGGCGGCGGCAGTGACCGGCTGCTCGGAGATCAGAATGGGTGAACCAGAATGTGACAAAAGAATGCCCCACTGGCGGCTGGCGATGATGAGCTACACCTTCCGACAGTTCACCGTCTTCGAGGCCGTCGACAAGACCAAGGCGCTGGGTCTCGAGTATCTCGAGGAGTTTTCGTGGCACAAGATCGGCGGGCCGTGCGGCGATGCAAAGTTCGACGAAACCGCTCCTCCCGAGGCTCGCCAAGCTCTCAAGAACAAGCTCAACGAGACGGGCGTCAAGGTCGTGGGCTGCTACGTCCAGGTGATCGGCAAGGATGAGGCCGCAACCCGACGGACCTTCGAATTCTGCAAGGACCTGGGCATTGAGTACATCGTCTGCGAGCCGGACCCCGGGGACTTGGCTCTGGTTGACAAGCTGGCTGGCCAGTACAAGGTTTACGTCGCCATTCACAACCATTGGAGGGACGTCAACAAGCCCGAATACCGGAACTGGAACCCCGACGAGGTGCTCAAGATGGTCCAGAACCGCAGCAAGTGGATCGGGCTCTGCGCCGACACCGGCCATTGGGCCCGCTCGGGACTCGACACCGTCGAGGCCGTCCGCAAATGCAGGGGGCGAATCGTCTCCTTGCACCTCAAGGATATCGAGAAACCCGATCCCAAGGCCCACGACGTGGTCTGGGGGACCGGCGTCGCCAATCTCAGCGGCGTCCTGGCCGAACTGGCCCACCAGAAGTTCCGCGGCGTCTTCTCCATCGAGTACGAGACCAACCCGGCCGACAACATCGCCGAAGTCGCCCAGTGCATCAAGTTCTTCAATCAGGTGTCAAACGAACTGGCGAGGTAA
- a CDS encoding sulfatase-like hydrolase/transferase, with the protein MANQGHRQTRWTGLTVALAVAALAVVVSPTFGQTDARRVRQPNILVIMSDEHNASVMGCAGNRIAHTPNLDRLAERGVLFDAAYTTSPLCAPARLSFTLGKYISHIDVWSNSARLPPDDTPSLPHILNAAGYESFLCGKMHYDSEHRYGFAELGKADTNRGTKSGALGRRRPDDLAPSGTISGRFDQFRPGDSSGPLNHDREVTAGVTRFLAGRKKTDKPFFLLVGYLAPHFPLIVPARYWQPYRDKVPMPEIPPGYLDTLPRNYRHLRVGFELIGLPEDTVRRGRELYYGLTQWLDGEIGKVLTALEASGLAEDTVIIYTTDHGENLGEHGLWWKNCMFDSAARVPLIISWPKRWPGGQKRDKACSLVDLVQTIAEIGGAKAPTDWDGDSMCSWMDDPQTEWKDLAVSEYYAHNIASGYAMLRTGGYKYVYHTPADEKHPAERELYDLKADPGELRNLAPDPAMQTRIREMHTRLVKELGEDPDRTELRARASHDTRVSTHSRGRPNRENKQPPETALNR; encoded by the coding sequence ATGGCGAATCAGGGACATCGGCAAACGAGATGGACAGGGCTGACGGTGGCGCTCGCGGTTGCGGCGTTAGCCGTTGTGGTGTCGCCGACATTCGGTCAAACGGACGCGCGGCGGGTCCGGCAGCCGAACATACTGGTGATCATGTCCGACGAGCACAACGCCTCGGTGATGGGCTGCGCCGGCAACAGGATCGCCCATACGCCGAATCTCGACCGGTTGGCCGAACGAGGCGTTTTGTTCGACGCCGCCTACACGACGTCGCCGCTATGTGCGCCGGCTCGCCTGTCATTCACCCTCGGCAAGTACATCAGTCATATCGACGTCTGGAGCAACAGCGCCAGACTTCCGCCTGATGACACGCCCTCGCTTCCGCACATTCTCAATGCGGCCGGCTATGAGTCTTTCTTGTGCGGCAAGATGCACTACGACTCCGAGCACCGCTACGGTTTTGCCGAGCTTGGCAAGGCCGACACCAATCGGGGAACCAAGAGCGGCGCTCTGGGGCGTCGAAGGCCGGATGATCTCGCACCGTCCGGAACGATCTCCGGACGCTTCGATCAGTTCCGTCCGGGTGACAGCTCGGGGCCCCTTAACCATGACCGCGAGGTCACGGCCGGAGTCACCCGCTTCCTCGCCGGCCGGAAAAAAACCGACAAGCCCTTTTTCCTGCTCGTCGGCTATCTGGCTCCGCATTTCCCGCTGATTGTGCCCGCCCGCTATTGGCAACCTTACAGAGACAAGGTACCCATGCCCGAGATTCCGCCCGGCTACCTCGACACGCTGCCTCGCAACTACCGTCACCTCCGCGTCGGCTTCGAGCTGATCGGCCTGCCGGAGGATACCGTCCGTCGCGGACGCGAGCTGTACTACGGCCTCACCCAATGGCTGGATGGGGAAATCGGCAAGGTGCTGACGGCTCTGGAGGCAAGCGGACTGGCCGAGGACACAGTGATCATCTACACCACCGATCACGGGGAGAACCTGGGGGAACACGGCCTGTGGTGGAAGAACTGCATGTTCGATTCAGCGGCCCGCGTACCGCTGATCATCTCATGGCCGAAGCGCTGGCCCGGAGGCCAGAAACGCGACAAGGCCTGCTCACTGGTCGACCTCGTGCAGACCATCGCCGAGATCGGCGGCGCCAAGGCCCCGACTGACTGGGACGGCGACTCGATGTGCTCATGGATGGACGACCCTCAGACCGAGTGGAAGGACCTGGCGGTCAGCGAGTACTACGCTCACAACATCGCCTCAGGATACGCGATGCTGCGGACCGGAGGATACAAGTACGTCTATCATACGCCCGCCGACGAAAAACATCCGGCCGAGCGGGAATTGTACGACCTCAAGGCCGATCCCGGCGAACTGCGCAATCTCGCGCCTGATCCGGCGATGCAAACCCGGATTCGAGAAATGCATACCCGGCTTGTGAAGGAATTGGGCGAGGACCCCGACAGAACCGAACTCCGCGCACGGGCAAGCCACGACACAAGGGTAAGCACCCATAGTCGCGGGCGCCCCAACCGCGAGAACAAGCAGCCGCCGGAAACCGCCCTGAACAGGTGA
- a CDS encoding glycerophosphodiester phosphodiesterase family protein yields the protein MNRTNCAGRLIIIAAVGCLLGTSALKAQDTSQPFPIRADEARIAEVLKDLDTKRAGMMNVPIEDARLLRFMALAANAKHVVEIGTSNGYSGLWICLALQSTGGKLTTFEIDAGRAALARENFKRAGVESIVTLVEGDAHKEISRLKGPIDMVFIDAEKPGYFDYLNKLLPLVRPNGLILAHNTTNLGSQMKEYIEAVTKNPDLETLFLKVSDQGMAVTVKKPAPPKPAEKPQAAPDDKAEGKPVLGYINQIPPESDEQRALRHNKIAARRQGTPVMVHRGDRTAAPENTLEAYAAAMDRGADGVEIDIRRSKDGVLYLHHDDTAGRMIPGEGKLKDMTYYEILSRGMTKTFGTADKNTRVPTLAAFIVLARQRCMLLHLDVKEAGLQDDIIHMFEEADIWDHVVEVNAGNAERIRAHPKVKLLPYKGWWPEGEHAEDPAAAKDVMGKAGVMVFTKEPGAAVKMLNKPVPSAPVPLPRNLRVMWTPEGPIPQL from the coding sequence ATGAATCGGACCAATTGCGCCGGTCGGTTGATCATCATTGCCGCCGTGGGTTGCTTGCTCGGCACCTCGGCGCTGAAAGCTCAAGACACGTCACAGCCCTTCCCCATCCGCGCCGATGAAGCCCGGATTGCCGAGGTGCTCAAGGATCTCGACACCAAGCGCGCAGGGATGATGAACGTCCCCATCGAAGACGCCCGCCTGCTTCGATTCATGGCCTTGGCCGCCAACGCCAAACATGTCGTCGAGATCGGCACCTCGAACGGCTATTCGGGCCTCTGGATCTGTCTGGCGCTGCAAAGCACCGGCGGCAAGCTCACCACTTTCGAAATCGACGCCGGTCGGGCGGCCTTGGCCCGCGAGAACTTCAAGCGGGCCGGCGTCGAGTCCATCGTCACGCTGGTCGAAGGCGATGCCCATAAGGAGATCTCACGGCTCAAGGGACCGATCGACATGGTCTTCATCGACGCCGAAAAACCCGGCTACTTTGATTACCTCAACAAGCTCTTGCCGCTGGTCCGGCCCAACGGGCTGATCCTGGCTCACAACACCACGAATCTTGGTTCACAAATGAAGGAATACATCGAGGCGGTCACGAAGAACCCGGATCTCGAGACCCTGTTCCTCAAGGTCAGTGATCAGGGAATGGCCGTTACAGTGAAGAAACCGGCCCCGCCGAAGCCTGCCGAGAAACCGCAGGCCGCCCCGGATGACAAAGCTGAGGGCAAACCGGTTCTCGGCTATATCAACCAGATCCCGCCCGAGTCCGACGAGCAGCGGGCCCTCAGACACAACAAGATCGCCGCGCGCCGCCAAGGCACGCCGGTGATGGTCCATCGAGGTGACCGCACAGCGGCCCCCGAGAATACCCTGGAGGCCTACGCCGCCGCGATGGATCGCGGGGCCGACGGCGTCGAAATCGACATCCGCCGAAGCAAAGACGGCGTGCTCTATTTGCATCACGACGATACCGCCGGCCGCATGATCCCGGGCGAGGGCAAGCTCAAAGATATGACCTACTACGAAATCCTCAGCCGCGGCATGACCAAAACCTTCGGCACCGCCGACAAGAATACCCGCGTGCCCACGCTGGCGGCCTTCATCGTGCTGGCCCGACAACGCTGCATGCTCCTGCACTTGGACGTCAAGGAAGCGGGTTTGCAGGATGACATCATTCATATGTTCGAGGAGGCGGACATCTGGGATCACGTCGTCGAAGTCAACGCCGGCAACGCCGAGCGCATCCGCGCCCACCCCAAGGTCAAGCTGCTGCCCTACAAGGGTTGGTGGCCCGAGGGAGAGCACGCGGAGGACCCCGCGGCCGCCAAAGACGTGATGGGCAAAGCCGGAGTCATGGTCTTCACAAAAGAACCCGGCGCAGCCGTCAAAATGCTCAACAAGCCCGTCCCGTCTGCCCCCGTGCCGCTGCCCAGGAACCTGCGCGTCATGTGGACCCCCGAGGGTCCGATACCGCAACTGTGA